In Deinococcus maricopensis DSM 21211, one genomic interval encodes:
- a CDS encoding DUF4180 domain-containing protein: MEHQLVHVGPQSYIEIHGAGRPLLTEQDALDLVGLSWAQGTPRVLLHREVFTAAFFDLRSGLAGACLQKFTNYDLKVAAVIPDHAGQGERFREMAGEASAGRTFAVFADREAAEAWLLT; this comes from the coding sequence ATGGAGCATCAGCTCGTTCACGTGGGGCCGCAGTCGTACATCGAGATTCACGGGGCGGGGCGACCCCTGCTGACCGAGCAGGACGCCCTGGACCTTGTCGGGCTGAGCTGGGCGCAGGGTACGCCGCGCGTCCTGTTGCACCGGGAGGTGTTCACGGCGGCGTTCTTCGATCTGCGTTCGGGCCTGGCGGGCGCGTGCCTGCAGAAGTTTACGAACTATGACCTGAAGGTCGCGGCGGTCATCCCTGACCACGCGGGGCAGGGGGAGCGGTTCCGGGAGATGGCGGGCGAGGCGAGTGCCGGGCGGACGTTCGCGGTGTTCGCCGACCGTGAAGCTGCGGAGGCGTGGCTGCTCACCTGA
- a CDS encoding PSP1 domain-containing protein — protein sequence MLIQSVRFDGSPRLHAMMTDAPLPVGARAVVQGKRGPEVATVRTGPTPRSEDGRYGMILREATPEDLERWAELAREAEDLKWFLRARVRARGIAAKVVAVEFTLDGNLVTISYSAEERIELGSLIADVRGHTRAKVNFAAVGPREQAMMIGTLGACGRENCSSNHLQEFAPVSIRMARDQQLPLNPEKLSGPCGRLLCCLQYEHGQYQDLLKEIPRKNARVCHTESGACGKVTKLHPLTGSVDVYTDEGLLANVPASALTVLKGEANGGAGGGKAKERRERPERER from the coding sequence GTGTTGATTCAGTCCGTGCGCTTCGACGGTTCCCCCCGGCTTCACGCCATGATGACGGACGCGCCCCTTCCGGTGGGCGCGCGCGCAGTCGTGCAGGGCAAGCGCGGGCCGGAAGTGGCCACCGTCCGCACCGGCCCCACCCCCCGCAGCGAGGACGGCCGCTACGGCATGATCCTGCGCGAGGCGACGCCCGAGGACCTGGAGCGCTGGGCGGAGCTGGCGCGCGAGGCCGAGGACCTGAAGTGGTTCCTGCGTGCGCGGGTGCGCGCGCGCGGCATCGCGGCGAAGGTCGTGGCGGTGGAGTTCACGCTCGACGGGAACCTCGTGACGATCAGTTACAGCGCGGAGGAACGCATCGAGCTGGGCAGCCTGATTGCGGACGTGCGCGGCCACACGCGCGCGAAGGTGAATTTCGCGGCAGTCGGGCCGCGCGAGCAGGCAATGATGATCGGGACGCTCGGGGCGTGCGGCCGCGAGAACTGCAGCAGCAACCACCTGCAGGAGTTCGCACCGGTGAGCATCCGCATGGCGCGCGATCAGCAGCTGCCGCTGAACCCGGAGAAGCTGAGCGGGCCGTGCGGGCGGCTGCTGTGCTGCCTGCAGTACGAGCACGGGCAGTACCAGGACCTGCTCAAGGAGATCCCGCGCAAGAACGCACGCGTGTGCCATACGGAGAGTGGCGCGTGCGGGAAGGTCACGAAGCTGCATCCGTTGACGGGCAGCGTGGACGTGTACACCGACGAGGGGCTCCTGGCGAACGTCCCGGCGAGCGCGCTGACCGTCCTGAAAGGCGAGGCGAACGGCGGCGCGGGCGGCGGGAAGGCCAAGGAGCGCCGCGAACGCCCGGAACGGGAGCGCTGA
- a CDS encoding YebC/PmpR family DNA-binding transcriptional regulator encodes MAGHSKWAQIKRKKGANDKKRSAIISKHIRAITAAVRSGGSGDPAANLSLKNAIAAAKTDTVPADNIENAIKRAVGSGEGGTEYKEATYEGYGPGGTAIYIETLTDNPTRTVAEVRAVFNKRGGSLGTSGSVAWQFEKKGVLMLNDASEAAQEAAIEHGAEDFSEAEDGLEVTTAPTDLHAVSEGLSGAGFAVESAQITMVPSNTVSVSGEDARKLMVMIEALEDLDDVQNVYSNAEFPEDFEG; translated from the coding sequence ATGGCCGGTCACAGCAAATGGGCTCAGATCAAACGCAAGAAGGGCGCGAACGACAAGAAGCGTTCCGCCATCATCAGCAAGCACATCCGCGCCATCACGGCGGCGGTGCGTTCGGGTGGTAGCGGTGACCCCGCAGCGAACCTCAGCCTGAAGAACGCCATTGCCGCGGCGAAGACCGACACGGTCCCGGCGGACAACATCGAGAACGCCATCAAGCGCGCGGTGGGCAGCGGCGAGGGCGGCACGGAGTACAAGGAGGCCACGTACGAGGGGTACGGGCCGGGCGGCACCGCCATCTACATCGAGACGCTCACGGACAACCCCACGCGGACGGTAGCGGAGGTGCGCGCGGTGTTCAACAAGCGCGGCGGCAGCCTCGGCACGAGCGGTTCGGTCGCGTGGCAGTTCGAGAAGAAGGGCGTGCTGATGCTGAATGACGCGTCCGAAGCGGCGCAGGAAGCGGCCATTGAGCACGGCGCCGAGGACTTCTCCGAGGCGGAGGACGGCCTGGAGGTGACGACGGCGCCCACGGACCTGCACGCGGTCAGCGAGGGGCTGAGCGGGGCGGGCTTCGCGGTGGAGAGCGCGCAGATCACCATGGTGCCGAGCAACACCGTGAGTGTGTCCGGCGAAGACGCGCGCAAGCTGATGGTCATGATCGAGGCGCTCGAGGACCTCGATGACGTGCAGAACGTGTACAGCAACGCGGAGTTTCCGGAGGACTTCGAGGGCTGA
- a CDS encoding MBL fold metallo-hydrolase, translating into MTQDFMHGGVRVQTVPTGPVQANAALVTDANGEGFLIDPGDNAETLLRLVEQAGARVRGVLLTHAHFDHIGAVQAVRTALSVPVHLHDDDLPLYRAGATSAGRWGIPFTQPEDPDAAIADGQVFEAGGVRLTARTLPGHAPGHVVFVGDGFVIAGDTLFQGGIGRTDLPGGNHPLLLRELARVLLSLPDDTVVYPGHGPRTTVGAEKASNPFLR; encoded by the coding sequence ATGACTCAAGACTTCATGCATGGTGGCGTGCGCGTGCAGACGGTGCCGACCGGGCCGGTGCAGGCGAACGCCGCGCTGGTGACGGACGCAAACGGCGAGGGCTTCCTGATCGACCCGGGTGACAACGCCGAAACGCTGCTGCGCCTCGTGGAACAGGCGGGCGCGCGCGTGCGCGGCGTGCTGCTCACACACGCGCACTTCGACCACATCGGCGCGGTGCAGGCCGTGCGGACGGCGCTGAGCGTGCCCGTACACCTGCACGACGATGACCTGCCGCTGTACCGGGCGGGCGCGACGTCGGCGGGCCGCTGGGGCATTCCGTTCACGCAGCCGGAGGACCCGGACGCCGCCATCGCAGACGGGCAGGTGTTCGAGGCGGGCGGCGTGCGCCTGACCGCGCGGACCCTGCCGGGGCACGCGCCCGGGCACGTGGTGTTCGTCGGAGACGGCTTCGTGATTGCCGGGGACACGCTCTTCCAGGGCGGCATCGGGCGCACGGACCTGCCGGGCGGGAACCACCCGTTGCTCCTGCGCGAGCTGGCGCGGGTCCTGCTGAGCCTGCCGGACGACACGGTCGTGTACCCCGGGCACGGGCCGCGCACGACGGTCGGGGCTGAGAAAGCCAGCAACCCGTTCCTGCGCTG